The following are from one region of the Pelagicoccus enzymogenes genome:
- the tnpB gene encoding IS66 family insertion sequence element accessory protein TnpB (TnpB, as the term is used for proteins encoded by IS66 family insertion elements, is considered an accessory protein, since TnpC, encoded by a neighboring gene, is a DDE family transposase.), protein MLSFSSAVRIFLAVEPVDMRKSFDGLYAVAANQLKENPLQGGMFVFSNRRRNRLKILFFDGTGLWVLAKRLEKGGFTWPRPSDAASGKLRLKSEALSMLLGGIDLKDGMAKAWYER, encoded by the coding sequence ATGCTGAGCTTTTCCTCCGCGGTTCGCATCTTCCTGGCGGTCGAGCCGGTGGACATGCGAAAGAGCTTCGACGGGCTCTACGCCGTCGCCGCCAACCAGCTCAAGGAAAACCCGCTGCAGGGCGGGATGTTCGTCTTCTCCAACAGGAGGCGCAACCGCCTGAAGATACTCTTCTTCGACGGCACCGGGCTTTGGGTGCTGGCCAAGCGTCTGGAGAAGGGCGGCTTCACCTGGCCCAGGCCCAGCGACGCCGCCAGCGGAAAGCTGCGGCTCAAGAGCGAGGCCTTGTCGATGCTGCTCGGCGGCATAGACCTCAAGGACGGGATGGCCA